The segment GaataataattacattaataaatatttgtcaaTATAACAAGTAGTATGGAATAATATTAcaccaatattttaaattgtctggaattaagtttttaaaaatattacaaaattaaaagacaaaaaaaagaaaataataaaagggggaaaaaaaaacaggaaaaGGAAACTTATCATAAGTCGTTCACACGTAAGTTGGAAAGCGTGCTTTTTAGttgcaatttcttttaattttctttttcttgtaatgAGTTTATATTTCAAGGTGCCGCACGTGAGATCTAATCCACATGCATTTAAAgcaatttgaaatttcagaaaaatatcatttgggtttcttttaattttattttttaaatttggtacTTTTCACTATAAATTCTTTGGTCCAACCAACTTTTGATGTGtgtgttttatttgttttaaagcCAGAATATcgcttttttatttattttattatttgttttaaggctaaatatgtaatttaatcacttttttactattattttcaaaacaacATTATAAGGggttatataatttatttattttattcttaccTACACttgaaaacaaacaataaactATGGGGGAAAACTTATTTTCAAAGTTATtgaaaattggattttttttttaataataagaagTTAAAAAATCTTGCAAAAgcaataaaacaatattcaacTTATTAAGGCGAATAAAAaggataaataataatattttttccaaatattcaaaatttgaagggtCAACAGgtagaaaaaataatgaagGTCAACAGCCAGTCAAACCTTCTATACCACGTTGTCGGCCTGGCAACAACCATCATTACAGTCGTGCCACAAAATTGTTTGACTTTTACcgattgtttttaataataaaaagtatcttctatttttaagcttaatgtatttaaatattattcaactttgaaaaagaaatttattaatagcataatttatatttaagaaattatttcaCATAAATCTAAGTCcgtataaaatattatttgataaattagTCAACAATATGTATCTTAAATAGCTTAATTGTGTTTTAAATTGGTCGAACTTTTGAAATCTCTATCATGAATGTCAATAGTTGTTgctattaattaatgaaaaattaatgagTGTTTAAATTCATCACACAATTAGCATTGAAAATGGAATTAGATGTGATGAAAACATAATGTGaactatataaaacaaatGGTCAATAATTAAGTGTTTTCAAGTAGAAGGAAAATGCAATTCAAAATGCTTTAATTCATATTAAGACGCCAACTTCATTTGATCATTCGGCAATTTACAATTGCGTGGTGTGAGTAAAAATCATGGAGACAGCCAAAAAGTGGGCAGTGTGAAAGAATCGACAGGTCTTCAAAAATAAGAAGGAACCGGAAAGAACACCCACCAGACACAAAGTTGGAAAGAGCAGAGCAGACcagatttttctttgttcaacaaCTTTGACTTCGTTTCTTATTGGACCAAAATGGACCAAGTGTTGGAAGTTCTCGATTTATACAAtgattctcttttcttttcttttcttctgaGGTTGTTCTTCGTAAATTAAAATCCAcaatgaagattgaaaatcatttaatttcatgactTAATTTTATGGAAGAAGACCTGAACCAACTTATGTGATCTTACCAAAAGATAAAACCCACAGCCACTAATTAGCCATGAAAGAATCTGGAGCAAGAGAATCTGTAAAACCTTAAAATCCATGGAAATTTTCTACCAATCTCACTTCAACTTCACGTTGTTTCGAGTAACAAGTTGATACACACCGGCCCCAACCCACAACTTGCTCTCTGCAATAGGCGCAAAGTGGGGGTTTAGAATGCCACACCACTGTCCGACGACGTCTATTTCTACAGGTTGTTTTATCTTTCAGCTTCAAGCCATGGAAGAGAGGAGAGTAGGAGAAAATCGGTGTGGAGTGGGGGAAGAGAActaaagagaaaatgaaattcgtatgtatgtatgtaaaATCAGTAGGTCCATTTGGTGTGGACATAATGTAAAACCAAGACCGATGGAAGATTCAAACTTACAAGACAAGCAAATGATCAGTAGCGcaaagcagaagaagaagcatgTGACTATCGAATAGAGttgacaaaaatgaaattcccGTCTTTGACAACATTCTCCCAAGTCATTTTAACAACTTGGTTACGTCCCCAGATCAGACACCATCACAGAAACAATGTACAATTTCCTGCATCTGCCAAgccaattattattttacaagacccaacaaaatatattcacTAAAAGCCAAATCATTCCGGACCGccaatatatcatatatggCAAGAAATGGATATTTGTCTCCACAAAAGTATCTTGTAGTTAGATTGGGCTTGCCCGTTAAAAGAATGGATGTAATTGTCTTGGCTAAAAGGCGAGTGATGTTTAAATAGCAAATGGTTTTATTGTACAAGGGAAGAGTGAAATTCCTCCTGGATTGAGACAATAGGAACGGAAAAGGACAGAGAAGTCATAAAATCTTACCCCTAAGCTGgaaatttttttcaagattGGAAGAGTAAAATCAACCGGAAGCCGCCAATGGTACAGCCCTGTAGCATGCTCTTTTTGCTGCTCGAATGATGTCCTCAACCTATACAATTATTAGCATCAagcaaaaaaaatgaaaaccaaaTATCAGGAGTGGAACAAACAAGAAAGACGGGGGGAGTTTTAGTTAGtcttagattaaaaaaaactatgatttttaaaaatcttagaTCTAAGTTGGCTGGATAGGTCTGGTGGTCAATAAGAGTCATGGGTTGAATAAAAGACTTGGAGGTAATGAGTTTAATCCAAGGTGGTCACCTACCTAAGATTTAATACTTTATGAGCTTCCTTGGCACCCAAATATTTAGAGTTAGTCGATTGTCCTGTGAGATTAAGCAAAGTGTGCCCAAGCTATCCTAGCCACTCACggatattaaaaacaaaacaaaaacaaaataaaagttggccctaatttgaagaattgaaagaTTGTGTCAATTAGAAAGTACAATTTTACTCCCTCCTTAACAAAACTTCTGGCACTATCTCTGACAGAAATTCATTTCTCAAAAACAATAGACGGGTCTTGTTACCTTGACAAAAGACTAatagtttttctttatctctGGCACTGTGTCAAATGAACTTTTGAAGAAGGATGCTAGATCAGCGACATATATCTATCTCACTAGACgagttctttcttctctctcactctATTGAAATTACAGTAAACTTTTCAGGGGATAAAAGGCTTTTAGAAAAGGTGGGGAAAATGAACCTGAGGGACAGCCATCCTTTCGAGATTGGCTGCATAAGGCATGGGAATGTCAGCCCCTGCAATCCTCTCCACCGGTGCATCAAGATAGCCAAAACTTTCCTCGACAACAGATGTGCTGccaacataaaaaaaaaatatatatattcacttTAAGTTAATAGGGCGTCTACAATGTCAATCAAGAAGGTAAATAAATGTGAAAAGAGGGGGGCAATCACAAACCAGATCTCAGCTCCAACGCCATGCTGAGGAAACCCTTCTTCAACTGTTACTAATCTGTTGGTCTTCCTAACTGAAGCATTAATTGTGGCTCTGTCTAGTGGTCGAATAGAGCGCAGGTTTATAacctataccaacaaaatAGGCCATAACACTTTtgatcaacaaaacaaaatcaatctaCAAACATCTAAAAGAAGAACACATctagaaaaaaattacctcAGCACTAATTCCTTCTTTGGAAAGTACTTCAGCTGCCTGATAGTTCAAGCAATAGAGTTAGTCGTGGATCTAAGAAACTCTAAACATCGCTAAAGATGtgcatcaaaatttaatatcacATACACCCAGGAAAATCTCTTATAATTTCCCATTATTCCAACCTAAAAGTTGCCAGAAAAACAATCTAGCATCTTAAGGTACGATCTTCAGATCCACCTCAATTGGTTGAGCTAATGCAAAACTATCACTGTTTACATAAAGTGCGTAAGGAATCTTTTGGAACCCAAGCAGATTTTCCTTGAAATCTAACATAATCATGAAAAAAAGCCCTGAAGAGTAAGATAAACCTcctatattacatttttatgaacaaaatgtCTCTAAAAGAACCGCTTCTCATCAGCAATTCTAAAGATGCATATTCAAGAAGTTGTACTTCAAATAATATTCACCAACTGAAGAACTTAACTTGCCCCTCACAGGTCAAATTAGTCCTTGACATGGCAAGTTAAATAAACAACCAAACCCCAAGACCCAAATAACTGAAGGATACCAACCTTAAGTGCATATCCCACCATCTTCGAAAAAGCAGTAATGGTCACATCCTTCCCTTCTCTCTCAATCTATCAAAAAGGAATGGTATAAAGTTAAAAACGTAAGATGAATACCAAAACAGAAACCATCTTCTGAAATATATCAAAAGCAACAACAGAATCACCTTAGCTTTTCCTATGGGAGCAGTGAAACTGGAATCAAGGACCTCCGCTGAAACAGGGAAGGATTCACCATATCTGAGGCAACAGAGCACATCGTTAATAATTATCTTCCTAGAAAGTATAAAAGCAAATTCTTTCACCACTTAcaataattcattttcaagAAACACCACAGGGTCTGGATCCCTTATAGCAGCTTTTAAAAGCCCACGAGCATCTTCAGATGAATATGGGGCCAAGACTTTCAAGCCAGGACAGGCGCCATACCATGCTGCATAACACTGCACAGGCAAATTTGAAGCACATTGCATGGATTTCCCAAATTCACCATATGAAGTTGAGtagaaaattgttttttttttcattgataaaTTAAACACTCATAgagaacaaaataagaaagaatacCAAAAGGTCAACCAAAGGACAACAGAAAAACAGATTAACAAAAGACGAGCCTAGAAAATGGCGGCCCAAAGAGGAACCAAACTGAAAATagcctgaaaaaaaaaacaagaaagagcTCCAACCAATCCAAATGCATAAGGCCTAGCGAATAATTGCCAAAATCTTTAGAAAGAAAGACCTAAAGttaactcaaattttttaggCATTAATATACAATCACATGCACACGCAAAAggtaaaaaggaaagaaaaaaaaatcaacctgAGAGTGCTGCGCACCAACACCAGCAGCTGCACCATTGGGTCCTCTAAAGACAATTGGCACAGAAATTTGTCCAGCTGacatataatttgtttttgccGCAGAATTAATGATATGATCAATGGCCTACAGTAATGAGAAAGAGCTGAGACAAACAATGATTGAAAAAGGAGACTGGGAGTATAAAATAGTAGAAACAATCAATATGGTGGAAAATAAATTGGACATAAGCATTCAGACTTGAGCCCTGAGAAAGCTAAAAGATAGTTGCAGAACAAAGACAAGCAATGTGAAGGCAAAAAGTTGGAGAACAGAACAACAGGatgaattaaaacaacataaatgCTTAAAGGACAGTTCAACAATTCAATTGGCAAACAACTCTAACATGAAGAAAGACAAACTCCAGATGAGAAGAAAAGTGGAAAATAAAGCTATATACAGAATCCAAACAGTAAAAACTGGAAAcaaatacattttaatatatattggaattcatttaagtttatggcaCTACAAATGCTAGGTAAGACACTTAATCCTCGCAGCTTTCTTTGACCTCTTTATTTTAGTCAAAGCCCTTACGAGGATTTGACGTGTATACTATAACTCAAAGGGGAATACAAGTGCAACAACAGTTCAATATTACCACAGGTTTTTGCTATCgtcaatcctcaacatatGGGTGGATGTAACATTACAAACTATTTAAAACACACAAATACTGTAACTAAtccaatttaaaaactaaaaataccAAATAAAGTTAACAGTTGGCACCACTGCTCCCAGATGATTTGGAATCAAAATTTACTCCAAACAGCTAATGAAAGAAACCAGATGTCACCAGGCAACAGCAAAACACATTCATCAGTTTTTCGTTAAGCAGACAGAGTTCAGAACCAAGATTTTAGAGTTAGCTAATACAAGCAGAAAACACACAAGGGGATCCTCGTACATGGTGAATAACCAAATTCCaattaaaatgatgaaaatgaattgTATGCAATTCATTGTTATAACCTGCATAGAGAAATTAAATGTCATAAACTCCACAACAGGCTTCAGACCATGGTAAGCAGCGCCAACGCCAATACCAGTAAACCCAGCCTGCATAAATTTAGAGAACATTGAGGTcagaaagaaaacaatcattttcctttaatatattttgCTACCATAGCagtgaaaaattcaaaatagctcaataaaaattgaaggaaaaagaatattttctGGATGAAGCACCAACCTCTGTGATTGGGGTATCAAGAACCCTCTCAGGACCATATTTCTCCAGAAGCCCTTTGGTTATCTACTTGAAGGGGAGAGAAAGGCCAACAATTGTTGAAATGTACAATACAAACGGatacaatatttaaatatcacaTGAATTAGATATCATCTCTTTAACGTGTCTAACCTTATAGGCACCCTGATATTCTCCAACCTGCGTTAGAATGTTTGAAATTAGCATAAGGATAGACACGTCAATATAATGTACAAATGGATTCATGTTCATTCCCCCTCACCTCTTCACCCATCAGAAAAACTTTAGGATCAGCAGACATTTCTTCATCAAGTGCAGAGTTTAGAGCATCTCTCACAGTCATCTGTGCATATTTGGAATAAGTTTACGAAAGAATGTTAGCCTTTCATttttaaacaacaaaattgaGCAGCATGATGGACAAACATTCCTCGACTATAATACTACAGAATGagcaaaaagagagagagtaaatGGAAAGTCATTAAATCATGCACAGATATCTAATAGATGGATGACTAAATAACTCGCTCAAAAGTGAGAGAGGAAAAAATATAGTCCTgaacattattttcaaaacgaaaaaataaaaggaaccTTAACCATTAGTGATGAGAAGAAACCAAATTACTGGGATCTTAAAACGTTTCAGCATACAATATCGAAGAATGGTCCCTAACAACCCAAATCCTAAAGCAAGAAGGACATGATGTATTGAAACTACGAAAAACACCAGCTGAGGCTGAATAAGAATAGATAAAGAATCGAAGGACACGAGACAGTATACTACCTCTTTTGCGGCAGATGAATAGTATCTCGATGCTGAGGCGGCAGGGCGAAGCCTCTGCAAAGCCTGGCCGGAAGtctggaaagaaaagaaaaaaaacacgcACACAGAAAGCATAAAAATCACTGGAAAAAATTCTTCTATCCAATGCAAagagaaatttcattcaagtGCATGGAACAGGACCAGAATACAGGAGGCTCCAGCTCCAACTTTTTTCCGAACGATTCCCCACATTTTTCTCGCGCGAAAGACAGCTCTACGAAACGAAAAACAAAAGCTTATACATTTCAAACGATCCAAATCACAGTTCCATTTCAAACATCAAAGTATCTCACAGACATCAATTCACCGACATGCAATTTCCAACCAGTTTCACTTTCAACTTCAGCAAGATAAGGGgaataggaaaaggaaaacaaacgACATCAACATCAATATCAAcgaaaaaacaacaatatctGATACACCAGATGCATCTGCAAAAACAACAACTGTAGCAGAATTTCAAAACCTGAATTGAAGAATCAATTGAACAGGTTGCAAAGCTTC is part of the Cucurbita pepo subsp. pepo cultivar mu-cu-16 chromosome LG12, ASM280686v2, whole genome shotgun sequence genome and harbors:
- the LOC111807036 gene encoding pyruvate dehydrogenase E1 component subunit beta-1, mitochondrial, translating into MWGIVRKKVGAGASCILTSGQALQRLRPAASASRYYSSAAKEMTVRDALNSALDEEMSADPKVFLMGEEVGEYQGAYKITKGLLEKYGPERVLDTPITEAGFTGIGVGAAYHGLKPVVEFMTFNFSMQAIDHIINSAAKTNYMSAGQISVPIVFRGPNGAAAGVGAQHSQCYAAWYGACPGLKVLAPYSSEDARGLLKAAIRDPDPVVFLENELLYGESFPVSAEVLDSSFTAPIGKAKIEREGKDVTITAFSKMVGYALKAAEVLSKEGISAEVINLRSIRPLDRATINASVRKTNRLVTVEEGFPQHGVGAEICTSVVEESFGYLDAPVERIAGADIPMPYAANLERMAVPQVEDIIRAAKRACYRAVPLAASG